Proteins co-encoded in one Spirosoma endbachense genomic window:
- a CDS encoding hybrid sensor histidine kinase/response regulator transcription factor, producing the protein MKTIFFVLLLLCLLVARSWAQKELNPLKSLPSEGLTLQEGWRFQSGDNPAWANTSLPDQSWPIIQLTRDINDPSPLNSTRMGWLRWRFSIDSSWLREPLALVIQQAGASEIYLNGQLLHRWGVVSADPKKVIAFDPLWKPIPLPLRKTGEQVLAVRFAHQPGIHYTTVFEHQNPPIWIQVKKQALADTFYQQWLVVTERLHVFLISACGLLAILHLAFYRFDPSRKANLYFGMWAVLLLTGNVLQRNLMVAIHEVADQFYVANLAFDLYGIGGLLLLLALYQLLEQPKDNYYWGLLVWICIGLLLNAGIYGWGWKVGGVLAGIASQLNIARIAWLAIRRHQPGAWIIGLGAISYALFFLAFFLPALWRDEPFSVDIANRRNVLYILSLLSIPVATSIYLGLEFALLSRALAQQLIEVKSLSHQALIQEQQTQALQELDTLKSRFFANLSHEFRTPLSLIKGAVEKLEQQDEPGSRRWSDYQLIGRSAGRLLQLINQLLDLSRLEAGKLALHPQPGELTRFLQGLAGSFASLFESKGITYHYTVSLQPVWVQMDSDKLEQIISNLLSNACKFTPAKGQVRFSASVTPSQTGRYELQLIVEDTGIGIADDQLPRIFDRFYQVDDSATRSYEGTGIGLALVKELVDLHGGNIQAESRLGSGTTFHLRLPLKTARVGELPGQESPGQESAALEIPLSEPMLMAPSTMEEGAQASKRQGNSGHLLIVEDNQDLRQFLVSHLSNTYDVSEAENGLEGYQMALELIPDLMIADVMMPGLDGISLCEKLKTDERTSHIPIILLTAKADTESKQQGLETGADDYLSKPVGLRELQVRVRNLLEGRKKLRERFSRQITLQPREVVVTSLDEQFLQKVLAVTEANLANAAFDVDLFSQEMGLSRTQLHRKLTALTEQSPNEFIRAIRLSRAASLLSQQGGNVAEVAYQVGFSSPNYFTKCFRDVYGQTPTEYASGRVASLKKP; encoded by the coding sequence ATGAAAACAATTTTCTTCGTTTTGCTCCTTTTGTGCCTGCTAGTCGCACGAAGCTGGGCACAAAAGGAGCTTAATCCGTTGAAAAGCCTGCCGTCCGAAGGACTTACCCTCCAGGAGGGCTGGCGCTTCCAGTCAGGGGATAATCCGGCATGGGCCAACACGAGCTTACCCGATCAGAGCTGGCCAATCATCCAACTAACCCGCGACATCAACGACCCTTCCCCCCTGAATTCAACCCGTATGGGGTGGTTGCGATGGCGCTTTTCGATCGACAGTAGCTGGCTGCGAGAGCCCTTGGCGCTGGTCATTCAGCAAGCCGGAGCCTCGGAAATCTATCTGAACGGTCAACTCCTGCACCGATGGGGCGTGGTGAGTGCTGATCCTAAAAAAGTGATCGCGTTTGATCCCTTGTGGAAACCCATACCCTTGCCCCTACGCAAAACCGGCGAGCAGGTACTGGCCGTCCGGTTTGCCCATCAGCCTGGCATTCACTATACCACCGTGTTTGAACATCAGAATCCCCCCATCTGGATTCAGGTGAAAAAGCAGGCGTTGGCTGACACTTTTTATCAGCAGTGGCTAGTCGTTACCGAACGCCTTCATGTGTTTCTAATCAGTGCCTGTGGTTTACTGGCCATCCTTCATCTGGCTTTTTATCGATTTGATCCCAGCCGAAAAGCCAATCTTTACTTCGGTATGTGGGCCGTTCTTCTGCTGACGGGAAACGTTTTGCAGCGTAATTTGATGGTCGCCATTCACGAGGTAGCCGATCAATTTTATGTAGCTAATCTGGCGTTTGACCTCTATGGGATAGGGGGCCTGTTACTGCTGTTAGCCCTGTATCAATTGCTGGAACAACCTAAAGACAACTATTATTGGGGGCTCCTCGTCTGGATTTGTATCGGGTTGTTGCTCAACGCTGGTATCTACGGATGGGGTTGGAAAGTCGGCGGTGTTTTGGCGGGGATAGCCTCTCAGCTAAACATCGCTCGAATTGCCTGGCTGGCCATTCGTAGACACCAACCAGGAGCCTGGATTATTGGCCTGGGGGCGATCAGTTACGCGCTCTTTTTTTTGGCTTTTTTTTTACCCGCCCTTTGGCGCGACGAGCCGTTTAGTGTAGACATAGCCAACCGCCGAAATGTCCTGTATATACTCTCCTTGCTGAGTATTCCCGTGGCTACCTCCATTTACCTGGGCCTTGAATTTGCCTTGCTCAGTCGCGCCCTTGCCCAGCAGTTAATCGAAGTCAAATCACTTTCTCACCAAGCCCTGATTCAGGAACAGCAGACCCAGGCGTTGCAGGAGCTGGATACGCTCAAATCGCGCTTCTTCGCCAATCTCTCCCACGAATTCCGCACCCCGCTCTCGCTAATCAAAGGGGCGGTTGAAAAGCTAGAACAGCAAGATGAACCGGGATCCAGACGGTGGTCTGATTACCAGCTCATCGGACGTAGTGCGGGGCGGCTGCTGCAACTGATTAACCAACTGCTGGACCTTTCGCGCCTGGAGGCCGGTAAACTGGCGTTACATCCCCAGCCCGGCGAGCTGACGCGGTTTCTCCAGGGACTGGCTGGTTCATTTGCCTCCCTGTTCGAAAGCAAGGGCATCACCTATCACTACACAGTTTCGCTGCAACCGGTTTGGGTGCAAATGGACAGCGATAAACTGGAGCAGATTATTTCCAATCTGCTCTCCAATGCCTGTAAATTTACGCCGGCTAAAGGTCAGGTGCGGTTTTCAGCATCGGTTACTCCCTCACAAACTGGTCGGTATGAGCTTCAACTCATCGTTGAGGACACCGGCATTGGCATCGCCGATGACCAGCTTCCCCGCATTTTCGATCGCTTTTATCAGGTTGATGATTCGGCAACCCGATCGTACGAAGGGACAGGCATTGGGTTAGCGCTGGTAAAAGAACTGGTTGACCTACACGGTGGGAACATTCAAGCGGAAAGCAGATTGGGCAGCGGCACCACATTCCACCTACGTCTTCCGCTAAAAACTGCACGAGTGGGCGAACTGCCCGGACAGGAAAGCCCCGGACAGGAAAGTGCTGCGTTGGAAATCCCCTTGTCAGAACCTATGCTCATGGCCCCCTCCACGATGGAGGAAGGCGCTCAAGCCAGTAAACGTCAGGGCAATTCAGGGCACTTGTTAATCGTGGAAGACAACCAGGATTTGAGGCAGTTTCTAGTCAGCCACTTATCGAACACGTATGACGTATCGGAAGCCGAAAACGGTCTGGAGGGCTACCAAATGGCTTTAGAGCTCATTCCAGATCTGATGATCGCGGATGTGATGATGCCCGGTCTGGATGGTATAAGTCTCTGCGAGAAACTCAAAACCGACGAGCGAACTAGCCATATTCCGATTATTCTGTTAACAGCCAAAGCCGATACCGAAAGCAAGCAGCAGGGGCTGGAAACGGGGGCCGATGACTACCTAAGCAAGCCCGTTGGCCTGCGCGAATTGCAGGTACGGGTCAGGAACCTGCTGGAAGGCCGTAAAAAGCTCCGGGAGCGATTCAGTCGGCAGATTACCCTGCAACCCAGGGAGGTGGTTGTCACCTCGCTCGATGAGCAGTTTCTCCAGAAAGTTCTCGCCGTTACGGAAGCCAATCTGGCTAATGCGGCCTTTGATGTAGACCTATTCAGCCAGGAAATGGGGCTGAGCCGAACCCAACTGCACCGTAAACTGACGGCTTTAACCGAGCAGTCGCCCAATGAATTTATCCGTGCGATTCGCCTGAGCCGGGCTGCCAGCCTGCTCTCCCAACAGGGGGGAAATGTGGCCGAAGTGGCTTACCAAGTGGGTTTCAGCAGCCCGAACTATTTCACCAAGTGCTTCCGGGATGTATACGGGCAAACGCCAACCGAATACGCCAGCGGCCGGGTTGCCTCCCTCAAAAAACCGTAA
- a CDS encoding ABC transporter permease, translated as MDRPRFAFRGLDKALILLGCSCLLTLVSDSFFLAMAFVLMGMAVDVILKSDNPIKLAMPNSDRSDARQKGRKLKEAVAANHLYEDAELTLTTLALKLAMHPHELSRIINVGLDKNFSDFINEFRVREIARKMRDPAYDRLTLLGIAYESGFNSKTTFNRVFKQMTGKTPVDYKNSLKKEVPIDELAPPSPIQPLLLRSGSPPTRATDILNRTIASVHPLMLRNYFKIALRSFWRNKAFSAINMLGLALGLTCSLLIFLWVRDELRVDHNHANGPQLYRILERQFSDGKRSASPGTPWPLTLELPRKFPEVVQAAGFSWPETLTFTVNNHANKETGNWAGANWFDMFSIPLLAGTAQTALTAPNSLAISRKLADTYFGSPRAAIGKAIQIDHQQTYQVTAVFENIPANSSETYDFLLPWSDFDKRNGWARDWSNSGPRAYVQLRPDADVAAFSDKLKNFLWGYNKDIDLKKLASYNVELFLQPFEEIYLHSETSNGDISGGRIEYVRLFSVVAIFLLLIACINFMNLATARSAGRAKEVGIRKVVGAGRSRLIGQFIGEALLLTLLSMLVALLLIALLLPSFNQLTGKHIALPFAELDFGLALVGILLATSLLAGSYPALFLSSLQPVRILKGSLKFGAGATHFRQGLVVVQFVISILLMVGTIVVYRQVHFIQTKNLGFDRDNLIYVPFEGGLASNYAALKQDLLTKPGIQAVSHMDMKPTFIGQNSSDADWRGKDPTVKIRFTHTAVGYDIAQVMKARLLEGREFSKAFSTDSAGYLINEQAARRIGYRHPVGQPLSFWKRPGKIIGVIQDFHYSSLHDPIAPLIIRLDEQVSWGNLLVRVQPGQTKQALASLEMICKQYNPTFPFTYSFADQEYQALYKSEQIIGTLVNYFAVLAMFIACLGLFGLASFTAEQRRKEIGVRKVLGASVGSVVGLLSGDFLKLVVLAIVLALPLSWYLMRQWLQGYAYKTELSWWLFGVAGLVAIGVALLTVSYQSLKAALMNPVKSLQSE; from the coding sequence ATGGACAGGCCGCGTTTTGCTTTCCGCGGGCTGGACAAAGCCCTGATCCTGCTCGGCTGTTCCTGCTTGTTAACCTTAGTGAGTGATTCGTTCTTTCTGGCTATGGCTTTTGTCCTGATGGGAATGGCCGTAGACGTGATCCTGAAATCGGATAACCCTATTAAGCTAGCAATGCCAAACTCTGATCGTTCGGATGCCAGGCAAAAAGGCCGAAAGCTAAAGGAAGCGGTGGCGGCAAACCACCTGTATGAGGATGCCGAACTGACATTGACCACGCTGGCTCTGAAACTGGCGATGCATCCCCATGAGCTGTCACGGATCATTAACGTGGGGCTAGACAAGAACTTCAGCGATTTTATTAATGAATTTCGGGTTCGTGAAATTGCTCGAAAAATGCGTGATCCGGCCTACGATCGGCTCACGCTGTTGGGTATTGCCTATGAGTCGGGCTTTAATTCCAAAACGACGTTCAATCGGGTTTTCAAACAGATGACAGGCAAAACCCCCGTCGACTACAAAAACAGCTTAAAAAAAGAGGTACCAATTGATGAATTGGCACCTCCCTCGCCCATACAGCCTCTATTATTGCGTTCGGGAAGCCCGCCAACCAGGGCTACTGACATCTTAAACCGCACTATCGCTAGTGTACATCCCCTTATGCTTCGCAACTATTTCAAAATCGCTCTCCGCAGCTTCTGGCGCAATAAGGCCTTTTCAGCCATTAATATGCTAGGCTTAGCCCTGGGATTGACCTGTAGTCTGCTGATTTTTCTCTGGGTGCGTGACGAACTTAGGGTGGATCATAATCATGCCAATGGCCCGCAGCTCTACCGCATTCTGGAGCGCCAGTTTTCCGATGGGAAACGCTCGGCATCGCCGGGCACACCCTGGCCACTGACCTTGGAACTGCCCAGGAAGTTTCCCGAAGTGGTGCAGGCAGCAGGCTTTAGTTGGCCCGAAACGCTCACCTTTACCGTCAATAATCACGCCAACAAAGAAACGGGGAACTGGGCAGGGGCCAATTGGTTCGACATGTTCAGTATTCCCCTACTAGCCGGCACGGCCCAAACGGCTTTAACGGCTCCCAACAGTCTGGCTATTTCCCGAAAACTAGCCGATACCTATTTTGGTAGCCCGCGGGCAGCCATCGGCAAAGCGATTCAGATTGACCATCAACAGACCTATCAGGTAACGGCGGTGTTTGAGAATATCCCCGCTAACAGCAGCGAAACCTATGACTTCTTACTGCCCTGGTCCGATTTTGACAAGCGCAATGGCTGGGCCCGGGACTGGTCTAATTCTGGACCCAGAGCGTATGTCCAGTTACGGCCCGATGCCGATGTAGCAGCCTTTAGTGATAAACTCAAAAACTTTCTCTGGGGCTATAACAAAGACATCGATCTCAAGAAACTAGCCAGTTATAACGTCGAGTTATTTCTTCAACCATTTGAGGAGATTTATCTTCACTCTGAGACGAGCAATGGCGACATTTCGGGGGGACGCATTGAGTATGTCCGATTGTTTAGCGTCGTAGCGATATTTTTATTACTGATTGCCTGCATCAATTTTATGAATCTGGCCACCGCCCGGTCTGCTGGCCGAGCCAAGGAAGTCGGCATTCGGAAGGTGGTCGGCGCCGGGCGGTCCCGGCTGATCGGGCAATTTATTGGCGAAGCTCTACTCTTGACGCTCCTGTCGATGCTGGTCGCGCTGCTGCTGATTGCCCTGCTGTTGCCCAGCTTTAACCAACTAACCGGCAAACACATTGCGCTGCCCTTCGCCGAACTGGATTTTGGACTGGCTTTGGTCGGCATTCTATTGGCAACAAGTCTGCTAGCGGGTAGTTACCCCGCTTTGTTTCTCTCCTCGCTGCAACCGGTTCGTATCCTGAAGGGAAGCCTCAAGTTTGGCGCGGGGGCGACTCATTTCCGCCAGGGCTTAGTGGTGGTCCAGTTTGTCATTTCCATCCTGCTGATGGTGGGCACAATCGTGGTGTACCGTCAAGTCCACTTTATTCAGACCAAAAATCTGGGCTTTGATCGGGATAATCTCATTTATGTCCCCTTTGAAGGGGGACTGGCCTCAAACTATGCGGCTCTGAAACAGGACTTACTGACCAAGCCGGGTATCCAGGCCGTTTCGCATATGGATATGAAACCGACGTTCATCGGCCAGAACTCCAGCGATGCCGACTGGAGGGGCAAAGATCCGACGGTGAAAATACGATTTACCCATACAGCGGTCGGCTATGATATTGCCCAAGTCATGAAAGCCAGGCTCTTGGAAGGCCGCGAGTTCTCGAAGGCCTTTTCGACGGACTCCGCCGGTTATCTAATTAATGAGCAAGCAGCCCGGCGGATCGGCTATCGCCATCCCGTCGGCCAACCGTTATCGTTTTGGAAAAGGCCGGGTAAAATTATCGGGGTTATCCAGGATTTTCATTACAGCTCACTCCATGATCCGATTGCGCCCTTAATCATCCGTTTAGACGAACAGGTTTCCTGGGGTAATCTGCTGGTGCGGGTCCAGCCGGGTCAGACCAAACAAGCGTTAGCGAGTCTGGAAATGATTTGCAAACAATATAATCCCACCTTTCCCTTTACGTATTCGTTCGCGGATCAGGAGTATCAAGCCCTGTATAAAAGTGAACAGATTATTGGGACGTTGGTGAATTACTTTGCCGTATTGGCTATGTTCATTGCCTGTTTAGGGCTGTTTGGCTTAGCCTCCTTCACGGCGGAGCAACGGAGGAAAGAAATCGGGGTACGTAAAGTGTTGGGGGCCTCGGTAGGCAGCGTTGTTGGCTTACTATCGGGGGACTTCCTCAAGCTGGTTGTCCTGGCGATTGTGCTGGCCTTGCCCTTGTCGTGGTACCTGATGCGCCAATGGCTGCAAGGGTACGCCTATAAAACGGAACTGTCCTGGTGGCTCTTTGGGGTAGCGGGTCTGGTGGCGATTGGGGTAGCCCTATTGACGGTCAGTTATCAAAGCCTCAAAGCGGCCCTGATGAATCCGGTCAAGAGCCTACAGAGCGAATAA
- a CDS encoding LIC_13387 family protein has protein sequence MLSKYLWMTGSLIIAALGCMHLYLTFFTTVFSSRNEPMIQQMKTSSALLSPAINMWKAWVGFNASHSIGLLFIGLINFYLALRYFGHLQADPFFFISTLLTIGFYVWLAKTYWFTIPLMGVSIALLCFVVSYVLTLVNH, from the coding sequence ATGCTCTCAAAATACCTTTGGATGACGGGTTCCTTGATTATCGCTGCATTAGGATGTATGCACTTGTATTTGACATTTTTCACAACTGTGTTTTCGTCAAGAAATGAGCCGATGATTCAGCAGATGAAAACCTCTTCCGCTCTATTGAGCCCAGCCATCAATATGTGGAAAGCATGGGTCGGTTTTAATGCCAGTCACAGTATTGGGCTATTATTTATTGGACTGATTAATTTCTATTTAGCGCTTCGCTACTTTGGCCATCTACAAGCTGACCCCTTTTTTTTCATTAGTACACTGCTTACGATTGGCTTTTATGTTTGGTTAGCTAAAACGTATTGGTTTACGATTCCCTTGATGGGCGTATCGATCGCCCTGCTTTGCTTTGTGGTTTCTTACGTTTTAACCCTAGTAAATCACTAA
- a CDS encoding type II toxin-antitoxin system VapC family toxin, with protein MITVTKPALLCDTGLLSRVFLAKSPFLEAYQTALEQFQETISTAVFIELQHWLLIQRGLAMPISRAEYDRHRKRLDNYIVLNSDGVSEQALDVARRWPDTGVGDAYTIGTALVFDVPVFTLNPKHFERVKGITVYKPANYQELLQSTRRT; from the coding sequence TTGATTACGGTTACAAAGCCTGCCTTATTGTGTGATACGGGTCTACTAAGTCGTGTTTTCCTAGCCAAGTCACCCTTCCTGGAAGCCTATCAAACTGCCCTTGAGCAGTTTCAAGAAACCATTAGCACGGCTGTTTTCATTGAGCTACAACACTGGCTACTCATCCAACGGGGCCTTGCCATGCCCATTAGCCGGGCCGAGTATGATCGGCATCGAAAGCGGTTGGACAATTACATCGTTTTAAACAGTGATGGGGTGAGTGAGCAAGCCCTTGATGTCGCTCGTCGATGGCCTGATACGGGTGTTGGTGATGCCTATACGATTGGTACAGCCTTAGTCTTTGACGTGCCGGTTTTTACCCTGAATCCAAAGCATTTCGAGCGGGTGAAGGGGATTACTGTATACAAGCCTGCCAATTATCAGGAGCTACTCCAAAGTACCAGGCGTACTTAA
- a CDS encoding DMT family transporter, whose product MSLYVLFLVLTAAVLHASWNLLSKKTQGKTPYIWLMYIASNLVYLPVLLFQIKQGDILYSQPLLWFSLSSAVLHLGYYIVLQKGYRSADLSVVYPLARGSGPLFSSLSAILFLHEQLRLSATIGLFLIIAGVLLLTGLSFNKVDNQKLMPGITYGVLTGLFIALYSFNDAIAVKSYAVSPLAITLGTNLFGAILLFPFIVSKTDELSMEIKLHKWIIIAIAILSPAAYILVLEALKYAPLTVVAPARETSILLGVFMGSRVFHEEDGRRRLIASALILGGIIALSLS is encoded by the coding sequence ATGAGTTTATACGTTTTATTTCTGGTACTAACGGCTGCCGTTCTACATGCCTCCTGGAACCTGCTTTCCAAAAAAACACAAGGCAAAACGCCCTATATCTGGTTAATGTATATCGCCAGTAATCTAGTGTATTTGCCAGTGCTACTTTTTCAAATTAAGCAGGGTGATATACTCTATTCACAACCCCTTCTATGGTTTTCGTTAAGTAGTGCCGTGCTGCATTTGGGTTACTATATCGTATTACAAAAGGGCTATAGAAGCGCCGATCTTTCCGTTGTTTATCCACTAGCTCGAGGCTCTGGGCCGCTATTTTCTTCGTTATCCGCCATTTTATTTTTACACGAACAGCTAAGACTATCGGCAACCATTGGCTTATTCTTAATTATAGCAGGGGTGTTGCTACTAACAGGACTGAGCTTTAACAAAGTAGACAACCAGAAACTAATGCCTGGCATCACGTACGGTGTACTGACTGGTTTGTTCATCGCTTTGTACTCATTTAATGACGCTATTGCCGTAAAATCCTATGCTGTCTCTCCTTTAGCAATCACGTTGGGTACTAATCTGTTTGGGGCCATTCTGCTTTTTCCGTTCATTGTGTCTAAAACGGATGAATTAAGTATGGAAATAAAACTGCATAAATGGATCATTATCGCCATTGCCATCCTAAGCCCTGCTGCTTACATATTGGTTTTGGAAGCCTTAAAGTATGCCCCATTAACCGTTGTTGCTCCTGCCAGAGAAACAAGTATTCTGTTAGGCGTATTTATGGGGTCAAGGGTCTTTCATGAAGAGGATGGGAGAAGAAGGCTCATTGCCAGCGCGTTGATACTGGGTGGCATCATTGCGCTAAGCCTAAGTTGA
- a CDS encoding IS5 family transposase: protein MQQPYSSDLTASQWQGIQKLICVKRKSIWPLQRIVEAIFYLTKNGIIWRDLPEGFPPWQTVYWYFRKWAKEDTWFLIANELTRLDRLQVDKKPLPTVAIIDSQSVKNSSTATQQIGFDGGKLIKGRKRFLMVDTMGHLLWTDVRPANVGDGKTGVLLWEQAEHLNPLLDDLVLMYADSTFGGHFKEQLETIYDRRVVIPHTPIKEQPVDSKLIIHHWRWIVERTISWLGNNRRLSKDYERTILSAQTFIWIAHIRRTLRRVWH from the coding sequence GTGCAACAACCTTATTCCTCCGACCTGACGGCCTCTCAATGGCAAGGTATACAAAAACTCATTTGCGTCAAACGCAAAAGTATTTGGCCGCTGCAACGCATTGTTGAGGCCATTTTTTATCTGACTAAAAACGGTATCATTTGGCGTGATCTGCCCGAAGGGTTTCCGCCTTGGCAAACCGTCTACTGGTACTTTAGAAAGTGGGCTAAGGAGGACACTTGGTTTTTGATAGCCAACGAGTTGACTAGGCTTGATCGCCTTCAGGTCGATAAAAAACCCTTGCCTACGGTGGCCATCATCGATTCCCAAAGTGTTAAAAACAGTTCGACAGCTACCCAACAAATCGGTTTTGATGGTGGCAAGCTCATTAAGGGTCGTAAACGCTTTCTGATGGTCGATACGATGGGGCATTTGCTGTGGACCGACGTGCGCCCGGCTAACGTAGGGGATGGCAAAACAGGTGTGTTGTTGTGGGAACAGGCTGAGCATCTCAACCCGCTGCTGGATGATCTGGTTTTGATGTATGCCGACAGTACATTTGGGGGTCATTTTAAAGAACAGTTAGAAACCATTTATGACAGGCGAGTGGTCATTCCACACACTCCAATAAAAGAACAACCTGTTGATAGCAAGCTGATTATTCACCATTGGCGTTGGATTGTTGAGCGAACTATTTCTTGGTTGGGCAACAACCGACGTTTGTCAAAAGATTATGAGCGAACCATTTTATCAGCCCAAACTTTCATCTGGATTGCCCACATCAGGCGAACTCTAAGACGAGTTTGGCATTAA
- a CDS encoding DUF1206 domain-containing protein, with translation MIDLSNFSSNLPQWVKRFAQLGLAAKGVVYCLVGILAFMAAFEIGGSSERNLNKQGVFRFILAQPFGQILLTLVAIGLVCYALWRLTQAFLDNEHKGTDAKGIGRRLVYGFSGLVYGFLAYGSFRMVLGSQGNQGRDNSRQTLVREILQKPFGQWLVGLIGLCIIGIGLYQIYRALSGKYLKNVQTSAIKTELKAMIIRSGKIGYIARGIVWGLIGYLFIKAALEANASKAGGSSSAFVFLEKASYGSYLLGAVALGLFCYGIFMFVRARYEVINTSS, from the coding sequence ATGATAGACTTATCCAACTTCTCCTCCAACCTACCTCAATGGGTGAAGCGTTTTGCCCAGCTTGGCCTGGCAGCTAAAGGAGTTGTTTACTGCCTGGTTGGTATACTGGCCTTTATGGCTGCTTTCGAAATCGGCGGCAGTTCGGAACGTAATCTAAACAAACAAGGGGTCTTTCGATTTATACTGGCTCAACCATTTGGGCAGATTTTGTTGACACTGGTAGCCATAGGTCTGGTCTGCTACGCCCTATGGCGGCTAACGCAGGCTTTTCTCGATAACGAACACAAAGGGACCGACGCCAAAGGCATCGGTCGTCGGTTAGTGTATGGCTTCAGCGGGTTGGTCTATGGGTTCCTGGCTTATGGTTCTTTCCGGATGGTACTGGGTAGCCAGGGTAATCAGGGCAGGGATAATTCGCGCCAGACCCTGGTTCGGGAAATACTACAAAAACCGTTTGGCCAGTGGCTTGTCGGTTTGATTGGCCTGTGTATTATTGGCATCGGGTTGTACCAGATCTACCGGGCTTTGTCGGGTAAATACCTAAAAAATGTCCAGACCTCTGCCATCAAAACCGAACTGAAGGCGATGATCATCCGGTCTGGGAAAATCGGGTACATCGCTCGGGGAATCGTCTGGGGGCTGATCGGCTACTTATTTATAAAAGCGGCCCTGGAGGCTAATGCCAGCAAAGCCGGAGGCAGTAGCAGTGCTTTTGTCTTTCTAGAGAAAGCCAGTTATGGCTCCTATCTGCTTGGTGCCGTAGCGCTGGGCTTATTTTGCTACGGTATATTCATGTTTGTCCGCGCCCGCTACGAAGTCATCAACACGAGTAGCTAA
- a CDS encoding acyltransferase family protein: protein MTHLPERDKSTRIVELKTTKKLYGLDHLRAVAIGFVFLYHYFILSNGQPGWLPEVARFGWTGVDLFFVLSGFLIASQLFEAIKQRRKISFRAFFLKRFFRIIPAYLATVGLYFCVPFFREKEALPPIWKFLSFTQNFDLDLKHYGTFSHAWSLCVEEHFYLFLPVTLVVYQSLNRFNRAGWLLLVLFLLSFGARLYSFKVMYAPYIGHENSWLYWYKYVYYPTYNRLDGLLIGVAIAGVYTFRPNLWHRVSKHGNLLLAAGILLLILAYLLCEDQQTLIASVFGFPLLSIGYGFVVAGAVSPTSFMYSWQSTISTSIATLSFAIYLTHKGIIKITHNLVEGTNWDSNWVLIVCVITSFLGALLLNRLIERPFLKIRNRILHS, encoded by the coding sequence ATGACTCACCTACCCGAAAGGGATAAGTCCACCAGAATAGTCGAATTAAAGACCACTAAAAAGTTATACGGACTTGATCATTTACGAGCAGTTGCGATTGGGTTCGTCTTTTTGTATCACTACTTTATTCTTAGCAATGGACAACCCGGATGGTTACCAGAGGTTGCACGATTTGGCTGGACTGGAGTCGATCTGTTTTTTGTATTGAGTGGTTTTCTCATTGCCTCTCAACTTTTTGAGGCTATAAAACAACGAAGAAAAATCTCATTTAGAGCGTTCTTTCTTAAACGATTCTTCAGGATCATACCCGCTTATTTAGCCACCGTGGGACTATATTTTTGTGTGCCTTTCTTTCGGGAAAAAGAGGCATTGCCACCCATCTGGAAATTTCTAAGCTTTACCCAGAACTTTGACTTAGACCTAAAGCACTATGGGACATTTTCTCATGCCTGGTCGCTTTGTGTTGAAGAGCACTTCTACTTGTTTCTACCGGTGACTTTAGTAGTCTATCAATCGTTAAACAGGTTCAACAGAGCTGGATGGCTTTTGCTGGTTCTGTTCTTATTAAGCTTTGGCGCACGGCTTTATAGTTTCAAGGTGATGTATGCCCCCTATATTGGGCATGAAAACAGTTGGCTCTATTGGTATAAATATGTCTATTACCCAACATACAATCGATTGGATGGACTATTAATTGGTGTGGCTATCGCTGGCGTGTATACGTTTCGTCCTAATCTGTGGCACAGGGTCTCTAAGCATGGAAACTTACTTCTTGCGGCTGGAATTTTACTTCTGATCCTTGCTTATTTGCTGTGCGAAGACCAACAAACCCTGATCGCTTCCGTTTTTGGTTTTCCGCTACTATCCATTGGTTATGGGTTTGTCGTTGCTGGAGCTGTTAGTCCGACAAGTTTTATGTATAGCTGGCAGTCAACCATCTCCACATCCATTGCCACCTTATCATTTGCCATTTATCTGACTCACAAAGGGATCATTAAAATAACTCACAACTTAGTAGAAGGTACAAACTGGGACAGCAATTGGGTGCTCATAGTTTGTGTAATAACAAGCTTTCTTGGCGCACTCTTACTGAATCGATTGATTGAAAGACCATTCCTGAAAATTCGCAACAGAATTCTTCATTCTTGA